Genomic segment of Ranitomeya imitator isolate aRanImi1 chromosome 6, aRanImi1.pri, whole genome shotgun sequence:
GTGATTGGATTATTCTGCAagctttttatttctttttaatattgtataaaaaagaaataaaatcaaCAGCTATCAATCACAAGACTTGTGAAGCTGGATGTCATGAATTGCAGATATGGATGCAAGTGAGACATGCACTACGTCTACCATGGTCTCtgcaataacccccccccccccccctcaaaaattagaataaaataaGTCcatgatataaaaataaaaaaagtagaatAGTCTTAACTCTTCTATTGTAACAATAACCAACTACACAACAAGTATACTGATCTTTACAGCAAGTAATTTGATGAACACCAATAACGAGTTCTTTGGCGTCCAGTTACTTGCTGAAAATTATTTAGAATTGGTGTTTTCATGTGATCTCAGGCCATGTCCATTAATATTTTGACCCAATAGCaggttcataaaaaaaaaaaaaattatataccgtatattaaaACCACCCTGCCGTTTTGCCTGAATGTAACCCACAAAATGCTTATTTTGTTTCAACAAGAAAATAACTTGACCTTTACTTGTTGTGCTTCATCTTTCACAATTTTCAGCCTCAAGGGTATTTTGGAGGAAcatataataaacaaaaaaaaaaacttgttgcaATATTAACACACACAGTCAATCGCAAGAACACACAAACATCTAAGACtggaatttgtaaaaaaaaaaaaaaaacgccaactTGAAAACAAGTAAATCAATAAAACCAGGATAAACTActacaaaaacaaaataaaaaatacataaaatacggAAAATAAAATATTGTCTTCAGTTTTTGAGGTATGACATTTGTtcagaaaaaagtttaaaaatacacCTTGTAGAATTTGCATATTGAGGTAATTCTCGTATCGAAATGTACTGAGGTAATAGCAATATACAAGGCGTCCTCTGTTGCAGCAGCACAGGGAAATGAGGAATTTAAAATTTGGTTAAAGAGGACACAAGTGtttataacaaaaagaaaaaaaaaacctgtctcaattttTCCTGTTATGGTTTATAGCCCTTTTTGGCTTTTTCTTTCTCagcaagagttttttttttttttttttaacacattctcTTAGCAGGTGTAGTCTGTTTTGTGTCAATCATTCAAAGTGAGGTAAGTTGATAATTTGTGCAGGatcagaaaaacaaagaaaaaaaaaaagcaaaaacaaatcaAAATAACACTCTGAGGATCTGAGGTAGATTTCTTCTTATCCCAATTGTGTTGTTCACAGGTTCTACTTCTGCAGTTACAATTTGTGtgtttacaagaaaaaaaaatgaggtaGGTGCTCCATCTTGGTGTACATTAGTCACATACTTCTTGAAAACATTTCCCTGAGACAATTTTGTGTTGAAAACTGATTAGAAGGCTACAACTCGGTCGTTACCAAAGTCCACCACAACAATTGTGCCACCAGGTGTGACAGCTATGCCAGATGGACGATCCATCTGACCAAAGCCACTTCCATGAGTGCCAAACTTGTAGAAGAAGCTGCCATTTGGCTCAAAAATTTGTACTCTGTGGTTTCTGGAGTCTGCCACAATAATGCGTCCTTCATGATCAACTGCAACACCTTGTGGTCGCAGGAACTGCCCATTTCCTGTACCCTCTGTGCCCAAGAAATGTGCAGTCTGGCAATCTTGTTTGATGATCAGCAGTCGGTGGTTGTTGAAGTCAGTCACCACGAGATAGCCATCATGACTGAATGCCACTCCACGTGGGGAATCAAAATGCTTCCAGAGAGCACCTTCAAAACCATACTTATTTACGAATGTCCCTTCTGGAGAAAATAATTGAATTCGATGGTTACGAGTATCGGACACTAACATCAACCCTTCTGAATTAATAGCAACATCCCATGGATAGTTAAACTGCCCATTCTTGGTCCCCTTCTCTCCAAATTTCAAAAGGAATTGGCCCTCAAAGGTGAAGACTTGAACCCGATGGTTATCTTTATCAGCTACTATAATCCTACGGGAACTGTCACAAGTGATTCCAGCAGGGCGATCAAACTGGCCAGGTCTTGAACCCAAGCTGCCAAACTTATGATAAAATGTACCACACGGTTTAAAAATCTGAACACGGTTGTTGCTCCTATCCGCCACAATTATATACCCTTCTTTGTCCACACAGACACCCCAGGGACGACAAAGCTTTCCGTCAGTGTCACCTTCTCCTCCAATAGAAAGTGAAGGGAGACCAATGCCAGAATAGCATCGTCCCGAATTCACATGGACTTTAAAAGGGCTGTCTTCAATGTGTTGATTGCACACCATTACAGAAATTAGGTGTTCTCCCTCAAGCTGAGGTCTGTAACTAACCAAATATGTACCATTCAATtggtcagtaacatcagctgcaaaCAGATTTCCATCGGGAGCCATCACTAGAACAGTTATGAGATCACCACCTGATATACGAAGTTCACCATCATGGTCATAAGCTATTACTGTAAAAGAGGCAACTTGTCCTTGAATGGCTCGTTTCAAGCCTTCTCCTGTGGCTTTTGTTAGTGCTCCAAATGCTCCACTACTTACTAGACCCATAGATTTGATTGCAAGATAAATGGCCTGATCAGAAGGAGTAAACACAATTCTGTCATCCTCTTGAACTTGTAATAAGCCTCTAGCATTTTTTAGATCTTGCATTTGGGCCAAGACGCGGTCACGCGCTATGAGAATATCAATCGTACAACCCTCTTCTAAAACTTGCTGAACTGCATTGattgtgctgtccaatttttttagaACCTGGTGGAGTTTGTCAACCTGGTGGTAGAGTGACTTGACTTTCACCTGACGAATTTTCTCAACCTAAGAAAGAAAACAGGAGACAGGCCTGGTAAAACTCTCTAAGGAgccatgaatttaaaaaaaaaaaaaaaaaaaaaaaaaagcaaaacatgtCATGTTCAAAACGCTCTACAAACATTTTTAaattaaatattaaccccttcccgacctgacagcgtatgcgtcatgaaagtcggtgccaatccgacctgtgacgcacatgctgtgtcacagaataatcgcgtccctgcagatcgggtgaaagggttaactccaatttcacctgatcagcAGGGACAGCGGGAGTGGAACTTCAGCCCAGGGAAATTTTACGGCTATGCACAGGTTACTTAATTGTGTAATTCTGCTAATACCTCCCTTGTATAGTGTTGTCTTTTTTGGCTGCATCTTCTGTTTCTACTTCATTTTGAATAAATGATATTGATTAGAAAACTTGAAACTGTGAACCTTTGAGATATTCCTTCTAGGTATAAAGCCGCGTGTGAATCATTGAGAAGCAGGTGTTTGGGTATATACACTGCCAGTGAAAGCTGAAGGATTAATTATCAGGTTATAACAGCTTTTGCAGGCTAAATAAGCGGTTTGCCTGGGGTTTCCGTAAACATATTCATGCGGTCTCTCTGTGATGTGACTATGATGATGTAGGGTTTTTTGACATGGTAGAGCACAGGCCCCAAAAGCAAACGCAGGTCTGACTCACAAAGCCCCGGAATTAGACAGTTTCGGCTGGAAGTCTATAAACCAAATGTCCAAGTCACCTTCCTTTGAAATGGAGGATACACTCATTTGGAGATATACCCATAATTTTAATAGACTAGACACTCGTTCCTCATTATTCAAAGTTTTAGATCTGTCACATTCAAATGCTACACAGCACAAAATCACAAGATGTATAATCTATAGCCAATATCCTAGAAATGTTTCTTATCTTTAAAACTAGTTTGTTAGGAGGAAAATGTAGGCTTTCTGCAATGAATGCACAAAGAAAGGTCAGctgggagacaaaaaaaaaaaaatgtacaaaaaaaaattaccatgtgggaatggaaaaaaaatgcatatatacaCCTAGTAAACAATAAACTGTAGCACCCTTACCCACCTTTGTTCTGGGACAGAACGCTACTAACCTTCCATACCAGCTCACATTCCCTCTCTTCGAGCGCCTTCTTGTGTCTGGAGGTGACCGCTTTGATCTCAGATTGTGCGACTTTGGCTTTCATCTCAACTTTCTCTGCCAGTTCTTGGGCCTGTTCAAGGGTGTGCTGCAAGATGAAATAAGAAACCACCTTCACAATTAAAAAATGCATTCGGTTACATGCTTCATATCTCTCGTAATGTCAGACACCCTGCTATGAGCACGGAGGTCACGATGTTCACAGGACCCTCGGCAATGTATTACAGTGACCACACAGTTTATTAGGAGCTTGTTCGGTGTTACGGCCACTTCAGAATCTGCTTTAAAAAGTTTAAAAGCTATTTTGAAGCATTTGTGTGCTAAACAAAACCCAGTATTTCCTTGGAACTTTAAACCATCAAAGTAATCTGTATTTTAATATCCATAcgcatacatacattttttttcttttagtcaCATAGCAGCTTTTTGGGGAGAGATATTGAGCCTAATAATGTTGTAACTCCTTTTCATATGTTTTAAACAATGTGTTTCCATGAACCTCACAAACAAAGCTGTTAACATTTAAtccctgttagggtatgtgcacacgtcaggatttcttgcagaaattttactgacaaaaaccggacatttctgccagaaatccgcatgtgtttttaccgcgattttgacgcgttttcccaaatgcatagaaatgcgggaaaaacgcagaaagtccgcaatgaacatgctcatttttttttaccgcaatgcttttttttgcggaaaaaatgcatccatgtgcacaaaacatgcagaatgcattctaaatgatagcacATGGCCTTACAAGGTCGTTCTGGGGTCCTAAAACTGATGGATTAAGAGTTTAAAAGCCCGTCTGTTAGTACAAAATGACTGCATGGGACATGGCTTAAGAAAAAACATACCCTcagaggggttgtccaggtttatcATGAAAGTCTGTAGTcaactctatatgactgcagacttgtgactcctcatGTCCCCtcttgactgtcacacagccgcattTCCCTGAAGCAGCCAGTAATGGCGGAACACGGTGGTGGGAGGGGGAAGGGGCAGCAGGTTGTTTTTAGATCAGATAGTCCACACCATCGCAAAACACCGTAAAAGTGGTCCGCGGTCACAAGGCTAAAATTTAATAATAATTGCTGTCCTAAAAGCTAGTGATAGATTTAGTACTTCCCCATGTGAAACCTATGTACACTGCAAAGGCTAATAGCCAGCAGAATGAATTACTATAACTCGCATAAAGGGAGGAATTGAACTACACCTACCCTCATGTGAGACCATCTATCATTATTAGATCTATACACTAATAGGAAAATACTTCCCAATATAGTCCACTGTAGTAATAGCCCCCCAGCAGTTTATAATCACACTGCTTGAGGAGGTATTACATTGATGTACACCAGCAATACATCAAATCATGACATCAATAACTACTGTGGACTCTATTTTTAATGAGCACAATGTTTTCATTATTATTCTAATTTATCATTAAGAGCTATGCTTTATTGTCTAACGATCTTTAGTTCGGGGCCATTTGGCAATTTGGTAATTGTCactcagccgcgacacatgcagctgcggagcagcTCAGCCGGcgtgctccaggtatccgggttccctctgcagcttattccgtgagtgctatagcttgccgaataagccctgatctaagcaaatttgctcatctccaactctaagggtaccgtcacacactgccatttcgatcgctacgacggtacgattcgtgacgttccagcgatatcgttacgatatcgctgtgtgacacacagcagcgatcagggatcctgctgagaatcgtacgtcgtagcagatcgtttagaactttctttcgtcgctggatgtcccgctgtcatcgctagatcggtgtgtgtgacaccgatctagcgatgcgatctagcgatgcgttcgcttgtaaccagggtaaacatcgggttactaagtgcagggccgcgcttagtaacccaatgtttaccctggttacaagtgtaaaactaaaaaaaaacaaacagcacatacttacattctggtgtccgtcaggtcccttgccgtctgcttcccgcactcagtgactgccggccgtaaagtgaaagcagagcacagcggtgacgtcaccgctgtgctgtcactttcactttacggccggcagtcactgagtgcgggaagcagacggcaagggacctgacggacaccggaatgtaagtatgtgctgtttgttttttttacgctggtaaccagggtaaacatcgggttactaagcgcggtcctgcgcttagtaacccgatgtttaccctggttacccggggacctcggcatcgttggtcgctggagagctgtctgtgtgacagctccccagcgaccacactacgatttacctacgatcacggccaggtcatatcgctggtcgtgatcgtaggtaaatcgtatagtgtgatggtaccctaaggtgtttcagagaaaacagttTAGGCAGCCGGCGGGGACTA
This window contains:
- the TRIM71 gene encoding E3 ubiquitin-protein ligase TRIM71 gives rise to the protein MDMASFPESDFQQCPLCQEMCVSSAPISSSSSSSSSSQASSGGGGSSGGGSCILGSAPRRLHVLPCLHAFCRQCLEGHRSPGDSLQLHCPVCDHKVLMCEAGMDALPSSTFLHLSNLLDAVVGAAAEEPQSNGGRGGGGARRQQPRSRSASCSSSSLLRRAAPSHSEPRCSSCDEGNGASCHCLDCQENLCDNCLRAHQRVRLTKDHFIERFPGPGGRAAGGISSGGISSGAASPCNSAASGAATTSSSSTSSPFPGAAFPVLPVYPERLSYCQQHDEEVLHFYCDPCSIPICRECTMGRHNGHSFIYLQEALQDSRALTIQLLADVQQGRQAVQHTLEQAQELAEKVEMKAKVAQSEIKAVTSRHKKALEERECELVWKVEKIRQVKVKSLYHQVDKLHQVLKKLDSTINAVQQVLEEGCTIDILIARDRVLAQMQDLKNARGLLQVQEDDRIVFTPSDQAIYLAIKSMGLVSSGAFGALTKATGEGLKRAIQGQVASFTVIAYDHDGELRISGGDLITVLVMAPDGNLFAADVTDQLNGTYLVSYRPQLEGEHLISVMVCNQHIEDSPFKVHVNSGRCYSGIGLPSLSIGGEGDTDGKLCRPWGVCVDKEGYIIVADRSNNRVQIFKPCGTFYHKFGSLGSRPGQFDRPAGITCDSSRRIIVADKDNHRVQVFTFEGQFLLKFGEKGTKNGQFNYPWDVAINSEGLMLVSDTRNHRIQLFSPEGTFVNKYGFEGALWKHFDSPRGVAFSHDGYLVVTDFNNHRLLIIKQDCQTAHFLGTEGTGNGQFLRPQGVAVDHEGRIIVADSRNHRVQIFEPNGSFFYKFGTHGSGFGQMDRPSGIAVTPGGTIVVVDFGNDRVVAF